Proteins encoded by one window of Mercenaria mercenaria strain notata chromosome 4, MADL_Memer_1, whole genome shotgun sequence:
- the LOC123553340 gene encoding beta-1,4-galactosyltransferase galt-1-like: protein MKSKVKISFNCVVFICSFGLFLFFSLTHTWTKIVLRTCSSASVTTSAHSRRNFIETHTVEKRNTWTDDFQPVTSEGTMLVYSAYTDGQTKVRVIGITNDTKADLHCILWYESLNITTKLVKAYIANINENHGKSHTAAYFVCYLCDLDMPDAVSIVTLSTIHDPLNILPVHVKPQLKTQKQFTMCLSPMHSLFSDSAQLLEWIELHKILGVERFLIYVKSVSNDVKQVLKFYEKENSVMVTTLLWSLSKDLCNDVKLHYCGQLAALNDCLYRSKGYSHYIAAADLDEAIIPQQKDDLTWLDMLLNLPDQSVYLFRNSFVIRNLKNSEGNIQNKSLMTDYLMRDDFIYGPRDRSKMISKTDDVVTLGIHNVWAIRSGAEYGVDPSVGLLHHYRKSPVEYPEGVDVTRLKTNVTIKYSRELRERLSVVREKMETFPPKN, encoded by the exons ATGAAGTCGAAGGTGAAAATTTCATTTAACTGCGTGGTTTTTATATGTAGTTTtggattatttcttttcttttctctaACACACACTTGGACGAAAATAGTGCTGAGGACGTGTTCAAGTGCTTCAGTAACAACATCAGCCCATTCGAGGAGAAATTTTATAGAAACACACACTGTGGAGAAACGTAACACATGGACTGATGACTTCCAACCTGTAACTAGTGAGGGAACAATGCTTGTATATTCGGCTTACACAGATGG gcAGACGAAAGTTCGAGTGATTGGTATAACAAACGACACGAAAGCTGATTTACACTGTATATTATGGTACGAGTCCTTAAACATAACAACGAAGCTGGTGAAAGCGTATATAGCCAATATCAACGAAAACCATGGGAAAAG TCATACAGCTGCGTACTTTGTCTGTTACCTGTGTGACTTAGATATGCCAGATGCTGTTTCTATTGTGACGTTGTCTACCATTCATGATCCACTTAACATTTTACCCGTGCACGTAAAACCGCAATTAAAGACACAGAAACAATTTACAATGTGTTTGTCGCCTATGCATTCATTGTTCAGTGACAGTGCACAGCTTCTGGAATGGATTGAACTTCATAAGATTCTAGGTGTTGAAAGGTTTCTTATATACGTCAAAAGTGTATCCAATGACGTGAAGCaagtattaaaattttatgaGAAAGAGAATAGCGTGATGGTAACAACATTGCTATGGTCTTTATCTAAAGATCTTTGCAATGATGTTAAACTGCATTACTGTGGGCAACTTGCTGCACTAAATGACTGCCTATACCGCAGCAAAGGTTACAGTCACTACATTGCTGCTGCCGATCTTGATGAAGCCATTATTCCGCAACAAAAAGATGATTTAACATGGCTTGATATGTTACTAAATCTTCCGGATCAGAGTGTTTATCTGTTCAGGAACTCGTTTGTAATTAGAAATCTAAAGAATAGTGAAggtaatatacaaaataaatctttaatgACAGATTATCTAATGAGGGATGACTTTATATACGGACCACGTGACCGCTCAAAGATGATCTCAAAGACTGATGACGTAGTTACGTTAGGTATACACAATGTATGGGCGATTCGGTCAGGGGCCGAGTATGGAGTGGATCCAAGTGTCGGACTGCTACATCACTACCGGAAGTCACCAGTTGAGTACCCAGAAGGTGTAGATGTTACCAGATTAAAAACtaatgttacaataaaatattctCGGGAGCTTAGAGAACGACTGTCTGTGGTTcgagaaaaaatggaaacttttcCACCAAAAAATTGA